A portion of the Lolium rigidum isolate FL_2022 chromosome 1, APGP_CSIRO_Lrig_0.1, whole genome shotgun sequence genome contains these proteins:
- the LOC124671072 gene encoding stem 28 kDa glycoprotein-like — MAMARMLLLLVAMALLGSCSASELTGAPVIHPLRQLLGSGRELASRGGVPCDSWMLGVEAHNVRDWKTVPANCEGYVGHYMLGSHYRRDSKVVVDEALAYAETLKLAGKGKEVWVFDIDETTLSNLPYYAKHGFGTKPFNATSFNAYVLEGSALALPETKRLYKKLLSMGVKPVLLTGRTEDQRAITIANLLHQGFSGWMNLLLKQPGFKGSAVAYKSGERQKLQDAGYVIVGNIGDQWSDILGAPEGTRTFKLPDPMYYIG, encoded by the exons ATGGCCATGGCTAggatgctcctcctcctcgtcgccatgGCTCTACTGGGCTCCTGCAGCGCTTCGGAGCTAACGGGAGCGCCGGTCATCCACCCGTTGCGGCAGCTGCTTGGCTCCGGCAGGGAGCTGGCGAGCCGCGGCGGCGTGCCGTGCGACAGCTGGATGCTCGGCGTCGAGGCCCACAACGTGAGGGACTGGAAGACGGTCCCGGCCAACTGCGAGGGCTACGTCGGGCACTACATGCTCGGCAGCCACTACCGCCGGGACTCCaaggtcgtcgtcgacgaggccctCGCCTACGCCGAGACCCTCAAGCTCGCCGGCAAAGGCAAGGAGGTGTGGGTGTTCGACATCGACGAGACCACCCTCTCCAACCTCCCCTACTACGCCAAGCACGGCTTCGG GACTAAGCCGTTCAACGCGACGAGCTTCAACGCGTACGTCCTGGAGGGGAGCGCGCTTGCCCTGCCGGAGACGAAGCGGCTGTACAAGAAGCTGCTGTCGATGGGCGTGAAGCCGGTGCTGCTCACGGGCCGGACCGAGGACCAGAGGGCCATCACCATCGCCAACCTCCTCCACCAGGGCTTCTCCGGGTGGATGAACCTACTGCTCAAGCAGCCCGGGTTCAAGGGCTCCGCCGTCGCGTACAAATCCGGCGAGAGGCAGAAGCTGCAGGACGCCGGGTATGTCATCGTCGGCAACATCGGCGACCAGTGGAGCGACATCCTCGGCGCGCCAGAGGGCACCCGCACCTTCAAGCTGCCTGACCCCATGTACTACATCGGCTAG